The proteins below are encoded in one region of Prosthecobacter dejongeii:
- a CDS encoding response regulator: MSTKATRILLADDHSVVRNGFRLILEAQWDMEVVGQASNGREAVELAEALQPDVAVMDVTMPELNGIEATRRMEKASPKTRVLALSMHKDAVYVREILRAGARGYLLKDCSEADFLTAVRAVAVGKGYLSPEVSDAVLDDYRKHVTNPIDLLSTREREVLQMIAESKTNKDIANALNLSVYTVEAHRGRIMEKLNLHSVGELVRFALRNGLID; encoded by the coding sequence ATGTCCACCAAAGCGACCCGCATCCTGCTAGCCGATGATCACTCCGTTGTTCGCAACGGCTTCCGCCTGATTTTGGAGGCCCAGTGGGACATGGAGGTAGTGGGCCAGGCCTCCAATGGTCGCGAGGCGGTGGAACTGGCCGAAGCCCTCCAGCCCGATGTGGCCGTGATGGATGTGACCATGCCTGAACTCAATGGCATCGAGGCCACCCGGCGCATGGAAAAGGCATCCCCAAAGACCCGTGTGCTGGCGCTTTCCATGCACAAGGATGCCGTCTATGTGCGGGAAATCCTGCGCGCTGGGGCACGCGGTTACTTGCTGAAAGATTGCAGTGAGGCAGACTTCCTCACCGCTGTGCGGGCCGTCGCTGTGGGGAAAGGTTACCTCAGCCCAGAGGTGTCAGATGCCGTGCTGGATGACTACCGCAAGCATGTCACCAATCCCATCGATCTCCTCTCCACTCGCGAGCGTGAAGTCCTCCAGATGATCGCGGAGAGTAAGACGAACAAGGACATCGCCAATGCCCTCAACCTCAGCGTTTACACGGTGGAGGCTCATCGAGGCCGCATCATGGAAAAGCTGAACCTCCACTCCGTCGGGGAACTGGTGCGCTTTGCCCTGCGCAATGGGCTCATTGACTGA
- a CDS encoding sensor histidine kinase: protein MTRFILPFNRRIGERSVLWGLIIGFGLVVILLGIAGLVAVRDSHAIRKNAARLVQEQLLVARLLHEVQAEEDALALIVHRIVREVGMEDRVARIEDLKKADKAVAKLAHEARLTAHAQDWQSLAQATQLFSEKARTSLEHGGATSRTHMEELISSHEVVVKLIHDLILHSTKHLAEVDQQIGLQLQDLADESAVLLGSSLLLSGLCAAGTILFVRHSIRRIEWQQDELSRVSWHMLQTQEETARRFSHELHDELGQSLAAVRSNLVRRVDENFEDRRADCVVLVDQSIANVRELSQLLRPVILDDFGLDAGLRWLTEKFAQRAQVEMTYDSQLETRLHSDLETHLFRIAQEALTNIARHSKATQVKVTLTTELDQVQLIVEDNGGGLSINREHSRQSLGLTGMRARARECGGSLELQAVRPHGLRIFVTTPMRLAQD, encoded by the coding sequence ATGACCCGCTTCATCTTACCCTTCAATCGGCGGATCGGTGAACGTTCCGTCCTGTGGGGGCTCATCATCGGGTTCGGCCTCGTCGTCATCCTTTTGGGAATCGCTGGACTCGTCGCAGTGCGCGATAGTCACGCCATTCGTAAAAATGCTGCACGGCTTGTGCAGGAGCAGCTTCTCGTTGCCCGTCTGTTGCATGAAGTGCAGGCGGAAGAAGATGCCCTGGCCCTCATCGTTCACCGCATCGTCAGGGAAGTGGGCATGGAAGACCGTGTGGCGCGGATTGAGGATCTCAAAAAGGCGGACAAAGCTGTGGCCAAGCTGGCCCATGAAGCTCGTTTGACCGCTCATGCTCAGGATTGGCAATCGCTCGCTCAAGCCACCCAGCTCTTCTCTGAAAAAGCGCGCACTTCACTAGAGCACGGTGGCGCCACCTCCCGCACTCACATGGAGGAGCTCATCTCCAGCCATGAAGTGGTGGTGAAACTCATCCATGATCTCATCCTGCACAGCACCAAGCATCTGGCGGAGGTGGATCAGCAGATCGGCCTGCAACTCCAGGACTTGGCAGATGAATCGGCCGTCTTGCTCGGCTCCAGCCTTTTGCTCTCGGGTTTGTGTGCCGCAGGAACCATTCTTTTTGTTAGGCACAGCATCCGCCGCATCGAGTGGCAGCAGGATGAACTCAGCCGTGTCTCCTGGCACATGCTGCAAACGCAGGAGGAAACCGCCCGGCGTTTTTCTCATGAACTGCATGATGAACTGGGCCAGTCCCTAGCTGCGGTACGCTCTAACCTCGTCCGGCGCGTGGATGAAAACTTTGAAGACCGCCGCGCAGACTGTGTGGTGCTGGTGGACCAGTCCATTGCCAACGTGCGCGAACTTTCCCAACTGCTGCGTCCCGTGATCTTGGACGACTTCGGCCTGGATGCCGGGCTGCGCTGGCTGACGGAAAAGTTTGCTCAGCGTGCCCAGGTGGAAATGACCTATGACTCCCAACTTGAAACCCGCCTGCACAGCGACCTCGAGACCCATCTTTTCCGCATTGCCCAAGAAGCCCTGACCAACATCGCTCGCCACTCCAAAGCCACCCAAGTCAAAGTCACTCTGACGACCGAGTTGGATCAGGTGCAGCTTATCGTCGAAGACAATGGCGGGGGGCTGTCCATCAACCGAGAGCACTCCCGTCAAAGTCTTGGGCTCACCGGCATGCGGGCGCGTGCGAGAGAGTGTGGGGGCAGCCTGGAACTGCAAGCCGTGCGCCCCCATGGCCTGCGGATCTTCGTCACCACCCCCATGCGACTAGCGCAGGATTGA
- a CDS encoding Gfo/Idh/MocA family protein — protein MTPLHHLRAGIIGTGFIGPVHIEALKRLGIQVTAICASSKSARKTAEMWGIEEAYGDYDHEAMFASPNVDVVHITSPNKAHVEQCLGALAMGKHVICEKPLGMTTAETALVVDAVKKGGKAGPVFAVNYMCRFFPAVLQMRALVERGDLGEIIHVQGHFFQDWLLHLTDYNWRVMASEGGKLRAVGDIGTHWIDAVSFILGAKAESVFAHIETFHKTRLRPKGEVKTFAKVDPKTMVPYKVDTEDFGSVLLKFGKSKHGHANGVHANASISQVAAGWKCSLALGIYGTKGSVQWDLQQPNEIIVGHRDQPNQILQRGTPGFLEDVANFTDYPGGHAEGFSDAHKMHYRAVYEHIASGKKTPALFATAADGHHEVKLCEAILESSKAKGWVKV, from the coding sequence ATGACACCCCTCCACCATCTCCGCGCAGGCATCATCGGCACCGGCTTCATCGGCCCAGTGCACATTGAGGCGCTGAAACGTCTGGGCATCCAGGTTACCGCCATCTGTGCCTCCTCTAAAAGTGCGCGAAAAACGGCTGAGATGTGGGGCATCGAAGAAGCCTATGGCGATTACGACCACGAGGCTATGTTTGCCAGCCCGAATGTGGACGTCGTGCACATCACCTCGCCCAACAAAGCGCATGTGGAGCAGTGCCTGGGTGCCCTGGCCATGGGCAAACACGTCATCTGCGAAAAGCCGCTCGGCATGACCACGGCTGAGACCGCCCTGGTGGTGGACGCGGTGAAAAAAGGCGGCAAGGCCGGGCCGGTCTTTGCGGTGAACTACATGTGCCGTTTTTTCCCTGCCGTGCTGCAAATGCGCGCCCTGGTGGAGCGCGGAGACCTGGGGGAAATCATCCACGTGCAGGGCCACTTTTTCCAAGACTGGCTGCTGCACCTGACCGACTACAACTGGCGCGTCATGGCCAGTGAAGGCGGCAAACTGCGGGCTGTGGGAGACATCGGCACGCACTGGATTGACGCCGTCAGTTTCATCCTCGGTGCCAAGGCGGAAAGCGTCTTTGCCCACATCGAAACCTTCCACAAAACCCGCCTGCGTCCGAAAGGCGAGGTGAAGACCTTTGCCAAAGTGGACCCGAAAACCATGGTCCCTTACAAAGTGGATACCGAGGACTTCGGCAGTGTGCTGCTGAAATTCGGCAAGTCCAAGCATGGCCATGCCAACGGCGTGCACGCCAATGCCAGCATCTCCCAAGTCGCCGCCGGGTGGAAGTGCAGCCTGGCCCTGGGCATCTATGGGACGAAAGGCAGCGTGCAGTGGGACCTCCAGCAGCCGAACGAAATCATCGTCGGGCATCGGGATCAGCCTAACCAAATTTTGCAACGCGGTACCCCAGGCTTCCTCGAAGACGTGGCGAACTTCACCGATTACCCTGGCGGCCATGCCGAAGGTTTCAGCGATGCCCACAAGATGCACTACCGTGCGGTCTATGAACACATCGCCAGTGGTAAAAAGACTCCTGCCCTCTTCGCCACCGCTGCCGATGGCCACCACGAAGTGAAGCTGTGCGAAGCGATCCTGGAAAGCAGCAAGGCCAAAGGCTGGGTCAAGGTGTAG
- a CDS encoding M81 family metallopeptidase has translation MSRPPRILLAGLFHETHTFLEGTTALEDFTLRRGDEVLALKGDASPFGGVLDLAVEFGWEILPMVDYRAQPSALVEDLVIEAFWADFQEHAGPHLTAGVDGIFLVLHGAMVSQSYDDVEGELLQRLRALPGAGHLPIFGVFDLHANFTARMAALSDCLVAYRQNPHTDAREAACDAARLMQRCLTGGEQPNQQFAHPPLMWPPTGTGTASEPMLSLEAMAREMEQEPGIWAVNVVAGFSFADTPDTGVSFVIAATVDASAHLKKLCDTAWSLRSLGNATEPALSEVIGGLTTPAEGLTVVVEPSDNIGGGAPGDGTGLMRAFIHWRVPNCAVCIADAEAVATVSKYRTGDRVMVSIGGKGSRLDAGPVEIEVEVVSHSTGEFTLEDEQSHLASMSGGHFSMGPCAVVRHKELTILLTSIKTPPFDLGQWRSQGLEPQDFSVIGVKAAVAHRRAYDPIATRMIWVHTAGPCTSHLSTLPFQKVTRPIYPLDDMA, from the coding sequence ATGAGCCGCCCCCCTCGCATCTTGCTCGCCGGACTTTTCCACGAGACGCACACTTTTCTCGAAGGCACCACCGCGCTGGAGGACTTCACCCTACGCCGGGGTGATGAAGTGCTGGCGCTGAAAGGCGATGCCTCACCCTTTGGTGGGGTGCTGGATCTGGCCGTAGAATTTGGCTGGGAAATCCTACCCATGGTGGACTACCGCGCCCAGCCGAGCGCCCTGGTCGAGGATCTGGTGATCGAGGCTTTTTGGGCCGATTTTCAAGAGCATGCCGGGCCGCATCTCACCGCCGGGGTGGATGGTATTTTCCTGGTACTGCACGGGGCCATGGTCTCGCAGTCCTATGACGATGTGGAGGGGGAGCTGCTGCAGCGGCTGCGGGCACTGCCAGGGGCAGGGCATTTGCCCATCTTCGGTGTCTTTGACCTGCATGCAAATTTCACCGCGCGCATGGCGGCCCTGTCTGACTGCCTAGTGGCCTATCGCCAAAATCCGCACACCGATGCCCGTGAAGCCGCCTGTGATGCCGCCAGGCTGATGCAGCGCTGCCTCACGGGAGGCGAGCAGCCTAACCAACAGTTCGCCCACCCGCCCCTCATGTGGCCGCCGACGGGCACTGGCACCGCCAGTGAGCCCATGCTGAGCCTAGAGGCCATGGCTCGTGAGATGGAGCAGGAGCCGGGCATCTGGGCCGTGAACGTGGTGGCCGGTTTTTCCTTTGCCGATACGCCAGATACGGGCGTGAGCTTTGTCATCGCCGCGACTGTGGATGCCAGCGCGCATTTGAAAAAGCTGTGCGATACCGCCTGGTCCCTGCGCAGCCTGGGCAATGCCACCGAGCCAGCACTGAGCGAGGTCATCGGTGGTCTCACCACGCCTGCAGAAGGGCTGACCGTGGTGGTGGAACCCTCCGACAACATCGGCGGCGGGGCCCCTGGAGATGGCACCGGCCTGATGCGGGCCTTCATTCACTGGCGCGTGCCAAACTGCGCCGTCTGCATCGCCGATGCCGAGGCGGTGGCCACGGTGAGCAAGTACCGCACCGGCGACCGCGTGATGGTTTCCATCGGTGGCAAAGGCAGTCGTCTGGATGCCGGGCCGGTGGAGATCGAAGTGGAAGTGGTCTCCCACAGCACGGGAGAATTTACCCTGGAGGATGAGCAAAGTCACCTCGCCTCCATGAGCGGTGGCCACTTCAGCATGGGCCCGTGTGCGGTGGTGCGGCATAAGGAGCTAACGATCCTGCTGACCAGCATCAAGACCCCGCCCTTTGACCTCGGCCAGTGGCGCAGTCAGGGGCTGGAGCCCCAAGACTTTTCCGTCATCGGGGTGAAGGCCGCCGTGGCGCATCGGCGCGCCTATGATCCCATCGCCACGCGCATGATCTGGGTGCATACAGCAGGCCCGTGCACCAGCCACCTCAGCACCTTGCCCTTTCAGAAAGTCACCCGCCCGATTTATCCGCTGGATGACATGGCCTAA
- a CDS encoding aspartate aminotransferase family protein produces MSYTFPRSSDLFARAQKSIAGGINSGIRKMEVPVPLYFDHGQGSRLWDVDGNEYVDFQTGQGALLYGHAPAGMAAAIATQAKKGTHWAAQCELEIEVAERLQKMIPGAERVRFNNSATEVVLAAFRLARAHTGRKLILKFEGHYHGWADEGLVGFAPPPDQWGTEEEPTRLHPSRGVIPEVLEQFVVVRWNDIEHLRRRVDQYRGQIAAIVFEPVLCNTSCMEPVQGLLQTIRELCDRDGMMMIADETITGFRFGAGCAQTHYGVVPDLTILGKAIGGGVPFAALVGKEASFAKILNGQVVHAGTLNANPLCLAAAKWCLDQILDLGDAHPHQLIGLGQKMMSGLRTLADEHGIPLRPQGPGLVFHTTMLKPGAAEGPVTSYRDYVQRQDAPRWAHLRRCLLEEGVRAIERGLWFLSLAHTEADVDEALKRASKAFARHAAEWNA; encoded by the coding sequence ATGTCGTACACGTTTCCTCGCTCCTCGGACCTCTTTGCCCGCGCTCAAAAAAGCATCGCGGGTGGCATCAACAGCGGCATTCGGAAAATGGAGGTGCCGGTGCCGCTCTACTTTGACCACGGCCAGGGCAGTCGCCTATGGGATGTGGATGGCAATGAGTACGTGGACTTTCAAACCGGCCAGGGTGCCCTGCTGTATGGTCACGCCCCCGCAGGCATGGCGGCGGCCATCGCCACCCAGGCGAAAAAAGGCACCCACTGGGCGGCCCAATGCGAGCTGGAGATCGAGGTCGCTGAGCGGCTGCAAAAGATGATCCCGGGGGCAGAGCGTGTGCGCTTTAACAACTCCGCCACCGAGGTGGTGCTGGCTGCCTTTCGCCTCGCCCGCGCTCACACAGGGCGGAAGTTGATCCTGAAATTTGAAGGTCATTACCATGGCTGGGCGGATGAGGGGCTGGTGGGCTTTGCCCCGCCGCCGGACCAGTGGGGGACGGAGGAGGAGCCGACCCGCCTGCACCCCAGCCGGGGCGTGATCCCAGAGGTGCTGGAGCAATTTGTGGTCGTGCGCTGGAATGACATCGAGCACCTGCGCCGCCGGGTGGACCAGTATCGCGGGCAGATCGCCGCCATCGTTTTTGAACCCGTGCTGTGCAATACGAGCTGCATGGAGCCCGTGCAGGGCCTGCTGCAAACCATCCGCGAGCTGTGTGATCGCGACGGTATGATGATGATCGCGGATGAAACCATCACGGGCTTTCGCTTCGGTGCCGGGTGTGCACAGACGCATTACGGGGTGGTACCAGACCTGACCATCCTAGGCAAGGCCATCGGTGGCGGTGTGCCCTTTGCCGCTCTGGTGGGCAAGGAGGCCTCGTTTGCCAAGATCCTCAACGGTCAAGTGGTGCATGCAGGCACGCTCAATGCGAACCCGCTCTGCCTCGCCGCAGCCAAATGGTGCCTGGATCAAATCCTGGACCTGGGGGATGCGCATCCGCATCAGCTCATCGGCCTGGGACAAAAGATGATGTCTGGCCTGCGCACTCTGGCCGATGAACACGGCATCCCCCTGCGCCCGCAGGGCCCTGGGCTGGTCTTTCACACCACAATGCTGAAACCCGGCGCCGCTGAAGGTCCTGTTACCAGCTACCGTGATTACGTGCAGCGGCAGGATGCCCCGCGCTGGGCACATTTGCGACGTTGTTTGTTAGAGGAAGGCGTGCGCGCCATCGAACGCGGTCTGTGGTTCCTGAGCCTGGCCCACACCGAGGCAGACGTGGATGAGGCGCTGAAGCGGGCCTCGAAGGCCTTTGCCCGCCATGCAGCGGAGTGGAATGCGTGA
- a CDS encoding AAA family ATPase: MAQQTQAKLKSLIEGISQIILGKQEVIRLAVTCLLARGHLLFEDQPGVGKTLLSQALAQSLGLQFRRVQFTSDLLPADILGASIYDREAGSFVFHPGPVFTQVLLADEINRATPKTQSALLEAMEEGRVTSDGITHSLPQPFFVIATQNPSSQIGTFMLPESQLDRFLMRLALGVPDRTAERAILQGQDRREMLKAMPEILPWAEMQQMQLQARQVHVSAPLLDYVQDVLAASRVNGRGLSPRGGLALLNAARAWALLQGRTLVLPEDVQDVGAAVMSHRLEGDGEMALRLLEETPIP; encoded by the coding sequence GTGGCCCAACAGACCCAGGCGAAGCTGAAAAGCCTCATCGAAGGCATCTCCCAGATCATCTTGGGCAAACAGGAAGTCATCCGTCTGGCGGTGACCTGCCTGCTGGCCCGTGGCCATCTTTTGTTTGAAGATCAACCCGGCGTGGGCAAAACCCTGCTCTCTCAGGCGCTCGCTCAGTCTTTGGGCCTGCAGTTCCGCCGTGTGCAGTTCACCAGTGACCTGCTGCCGGCGGATATTTTAGGGGCCTCCATTTATGATCGGGAAGCGGGCAGCTTTGTCTTCCATCCCGGCCCGGTCTTCACGCAGGTGCTGCTGGCAGATGAGATCAACCGCGCCACGCCGAAGACACAATCCGCCCTGCTGGAGGCCATGGAGGAAGGCCGTGTCACCTCAGACGGCATCACGCATTCCCTGCCGCAGCCGTTTTTTGTCATTGCCACGCAGAATCCCTCCTCCCAGATCGGCACTTTCATGCTGCCGGAATCGCAGTTGGACCGTTTCCTCATGCGCCTCGCTCTGGGGGTGCCAGACCGCACTGCGGAGCGCGCCATTTTGCAGGGGCAGGACCGCAGGGAAATGCTGAAGGCCATGCCTGAGATCTTGCCCTGGGCAGAGATGCAGCAGATGCAGCTCCAGGCGCGGCAGGTGCACGTCTCAGCGCCGTTGCTGGACTACGTGCAGGACGTCCTTGCCGCTAGCCGGGTAAACGGGCGCGGGCTTTCCCCACGCGGGGGTTTGGCCCTGCTGAATGCGGCCCGTGCCTGGGCCCTGCTCCAGGGGCGCACCCTGGTGCTGCCGGAGGATGTGCAGGACGTGGGCGCTGCCGTGATGTCTCACCGCCTGGAGGGCGATGGTGAGATGGCGCTGCGCCTGCTGGAGGAAACCCCCATTCCGTAA